One genomic segment of Mytilus galloprovincialis chromosome 5, xbMytGall1.hap1.1, whole genome shotgun sequence includes these proteins:
- the LOC143075092 gene encoding uncharacterized protein LOC143075092 isoform X2: MSDTNMRNRMDTLRKSFRLPWKTGKRYNVLEGKENTYFNTPKPSHRRLSSDGQIQNIQQNNKESRFKRNTSLTRSVRDAVGTIKQKFRSSTRQRKRLQDDKPTTPLRKTKKTTQSAGKSANQMAYRDVKMYSPFTIETPRKHKGIKTVTQSRAWQEQFETPTRLKREVEALTANMKALAALTPNTLQDRASRRKSPITNGSLKTRTTRTSMSARKQIHTFVY, from the exons ATGTCGGATACCAATatgagaaatagaatggacacgTTAAGAAAGTCATTCAGACTTCCTTGGAAAACAGGAAAGAGATACAATGTACTGGAAGGGAAGGAAAACACATACTTCAACACACCAAAACCATCTCATAGACGACTAAGTTCAGACGGGCAGATACAAAACATTCAACAAAATAACAAGGAAAGTCGCTTCAAAAGAAATACAAGTCTTACAAGATCAGTTCGAGACGCTGTTGGAACAATAAAACAG AAATTTCGATCATCAACACGACAGAGGAAAAGGTTACAAGATGATAAACCCACAACTCCTTTACGTAAGACAAAGAAGACAACACAGAGTGCAGGGAAATCAGCCAATCAGATGGCTTACAGAGATGTTAAAATGTACTCTCCTTTTACCATTGAGACACCACGGAAACACAAAGGAATCAAGACAGTCACACAGTCTAGAGCATG GCAGGAACAGTTTGAGACCCCTACCAGACTGAAAAGAGAAGTAGAAGCATTAACAGCTAATATGAAAGCCCTTGCTGCTTTAACACCCAATACTTTACAAGACAGAGCTTCTAGGAG aaaatcaCCAATCACAAATGGTAGCTTGAAAACCAGGACGACAAGAACCAGCATGTCTGCTAGAAAACAGATCCATACATTTGTATACTGA
- the LOC143075092 gene encoding uncharacterized protein LOC143075092 isoform X1: MSDTNMRNRMDTLRKSFRLPWKTGKRYNVLEGKENTYFNTPKPSHRRLSSDGQIQNIQQNNKESRFKRNTSLTRSVRDAVGTIKQKFRSSTRQRKRLQDDKPTTPLRKTKKTTQSAGKSANQMAYRDVKMYSPFTIETPRKHKGIKTVTQSRACRQEQFETPTRLKREVEALTANMKALAALTPNTLQDRASRRKSPITNGSLKTRTTRTSMSARKQIHTFVY, encoded by the exons ATGTCGGATACCAATatgagaaatagaatggacacgTTAAGAAAGTCATTCAGACTTCCTTGGAAAACAGGAAAGAGATACAATGTACTGGAAGGGAAGGAAAACACATACTTCAACACACCAAAACCATCTCATAGACGACTAAGTTCAGACGGGCAGATACAAAACATTCAACAAAATAACAAGGAAAGTCGCTTCAAAAGAAATACAAGTCTTACAAGATCAGTTCGAGACGCTGTTGGAACAATAAAACAG AAATTTCGATCATCAACACGACAGAGGAAAAGGTTACAAGATGATAAACCCACAACTCCTTTACGTAAGACAAAGAAGACAACACAGAGTGCAGGGAAATCAGCCAATCAGATGGCTTACAGAGATGTTAAAATGTACTCTCCTTTTACCATTGAGACACCACGGAAACACAAAGGAATCAAGACAGTCACACAGTCTAGAGCATG TAGGCAGGAACAGTTTGAGACCCCTACCAGACTGAAAAGAGAAGTAGAAGCATTAACAGCTAATATGAAAGCCCTTGCTGCTTTAACACCCAATACTTTACAAGACAGAGCTTCTAGGAG aaaatcaCCAATCACAAATGGTAGCTTGAAAACCAGGACGACAAGAACCAGCATGTCTGCTAGAAAACAGATCCATACATTTGTATACTGA